In a genomic window of Thermodesulfobacteriota bacterium:
- a CDS encoding periplasmic heavy metal sensor: MKLAVAAIIILLSSVYVAEGATDKPAPNKPMPNKIKRVSTISSQKVGSLGRFSTRLNRTISATGRLELTPEQKDKVQALRKEYVVKMARDENEARDVEKEAFDAVGKPSFDPAAVKKQFKKLQDLEAGLADSYVTALASLRDIIGEENYAKVSDPRFALSNDLIQTRQRGDLNRADELDVEAVKKNAADAEKAETGADASGEDKSTGE; the protein is encoded by the coding sequence ATGAAATTAGCAGTCGCTGCAATAATCATATTGTTATCCTCGGTTTACGTCGCCGAAGGAGCGACGGATAAACCGGCGCCCAATAAGCCGATGCCGAACAAAATAAAGCGCGTAAGCACTATTTCGTCACAGAAGGTGGGCAGCCTCGGAAGGTTCAGCACGCGGCTCAACAGGACGATAAGCGCGACCGGGCGGCTCGAGCTCACCCCCGAGCAGAAGGACAAGGTGCAGGCCCTCCGTAAGGAATACGTGGTTAAAATGGCCCGCGACGAAAACGAGGCGAGGGATGTCGAGAAGGAGGCGTTCGATGCCGTCGGCAAGCCCTCTTTCGACCCCGCCGCCGTGAAGAAGCAGTTTAAAAAGCTACAGGACCTCGAGGCCGGCCTCGCCGACAGCTACGTCACCGCGCTCGCTTCGCTTCGCGATATCATCGGCGAGGAAAATTACGCCAAGGTGAGCGATCCGCGCTTCGCGCTTTCGAACGATCTCATACAGACGAGACAGCGCGGAGATTTAAACAGGGCCGACGAGCTCGACGTCGAAGCCGTCAAGAAAAACGCTGCCGACGCGGAAAAGGCCGAGACCGGCGCGGACGCGTCCGGCGAAGATAAGAGCACGGGCGAATAG